The genomic interval TTGGCATGTTGTCGATGATGTCTTCGTAACGCTTAACTTCAACTTCACCATCTTCAGCCAAACCATTTGGTACGTAGCTTTCGCGGAAAGGCTTCTTGTTAAACAAGTGTTGGTTCATGAAGAAACGGTAGCTTTGGTCGTTATCTCCTGACAATCCAACGTATTCATCCAAGTTAATTGACACCTTGTCTGAGAAGTCCAAGTCTGATGCAGTGATTGTATCGTAAATGCTGATAGGAGTTGATCCAGTAGCTAGTCCGAATACGTTCGCTCCGTTTTCCAAGGCATCCTTGAAAATGTCGAATCCAACTTGTCCACCTTGAGCTTGGTCTTTAACTTCAATAATTTGCATAATTTGTTGCCTCCACGTTTTTTGGTATAGTCCAATTATAAACGAGTGGACTAGTCCAATTCAACCCTTTTATTTAAAATAATTTTATCTAATTTTTGAACCCTTGATTTGCTGGGAATTCAGGCAATAAAAAAGCTGACCGTATTTTCAAATACAGTCAGCTTTTTATCATTCAATCATGAATGCGGTCGGATTATTCTCCGATCATCGCCTTTTCAATCTTTTCTAGTGTTTGTGAGTGGCTTGCAATATCAGCCAACAAGTTTGCTTCGAATGTATCAACATTTTCTGCAACCATGTCCTTTGAACCGAAACGACGGATTGTAACTGAGTCGTTCTTCACTTCTTCATCACCGATAACCAATGTGTATGGAATCTTTGATGTTTGTGCATCACGGATCAAGTAACCCATCTTTTCGTTACGGTCATCGTATGAAGCACGAATTCCTTGCAAGACCAAACGTTCCTTCAATGCTTCAGCGTATGAACCATGCGCTTCGCGGTTAACAGGAATGATACGTACTTGTTGTGGTGCCAACCATGTTGGGAAGGCTCCCTTGTACATTTCAGTTAGGTAAGCAGTGAAACGTTCCATTGTTGAGATGATTCCACGGTGAATCATAACAGGACGGTGCTTTTCACCATCGGCTCCAACGTAGTTAACGTCGAAACGTTCTGGCAACAAGAAGTCCAATTGGATTGTTGATAGTGTTTCTTCACCACCCAAAGCAGTCTTGATTTGCACGTCCAACTTAGGTCCGTAGAACGCAGCTTCTCCTTCAGCTTCGAAGTAATCCAATTCCATATCGTCCATGGCAGTCTTCAACATGCGTTGTGCCTTTGACCACATTTCATCATCATCGTAGTACTTTTCAGTGTTTTCAGGGTCACGGTATGACAAACGGAAACGGTAGTCTGTGATATCGAAGTCCTTGTAAACATCAACCATCAAAGTCAAAATCTTCTTGAATTCATCTTCGATTTGGTCAGGAGTAACGAATGTGTGTCCGTCGTTCAAAGTCATTTCACGTACACGTGACAAACCTGTTAGGGCTCCTGACTTTTCGTAACGGTGCATCATTCCCAATTCAGCCACACGGAATGGCAATTCACGGTATGAACGAGGCTTGTGCTTGTACACTTGGATGTGTGAAGGACAGTTCATTGGACGCAATTCTAGGAATTCGCCATCACCCATATCCATAGGTGGGAACATGTCATCACGGTAGTGATCCCAGTGACCTGATTGCTTGTACAAGTTCAAGTTTGACACAACCGGTGTGTACACGTGTTGGTATCCGTCAGCCAATTCACGGTCAACGATGTAACGTTCTAGTGTACGACGGATAGCGGCTCCGTTTGGCATCCAAACAGGCATTCCGGCTCCAACTTCTTGTGAAGTGAAGAATAATTCTTGGTCGGCACCAATCTTACGGTGGTCACGTTCCTTAGCTTCTTCACGACGCTTCATTTCTTCATCCAAATCAGCTTGTGTCCAGAACGCAGTTCCGTAGATACGTTGCAACATTGGGTTAGAAGATTGACCACGCCAGTATGCTCCAGCAACTGAAGTCAACTTGAAGACCTTAATCCAGCTAGTTGATGGTACAAGTCCACCACGGTCCAATTCAACGTGTTCACCTTGAACAGCGATTGTGATTGGTTCGTCAGCTGGCAAGTCTTGGATCAATTCAACCTTATATGGGTCATCCTTGAACATGTCCAATGCTTCGTCACGTGAAATTTCACGAGAAACGATTGGCAAGTTTTCCGCAACAATCTTCTTCATCATCTTTTCGATTTCAGGGAATTGTTCTGCGGCGATTTGTCCATCAGCCTTATCAGTGTCGTAGTAGAAACCATTGTCGATGAATGGTCCTACACCAAAGTGTACGTTTGGGTATAGACGGTTGATGGCTTGTGCCAACAAATGAGATGCTGAGTGACGCAAAATGTCCAATGCTTCTGGATCTGACTTTGTAATCAATGAGAATTCACCATCCTCAGTAATTGCATCGTTCATTCCAACATAACGTCCGTTCAACTTAGCTGAAACAGACTTCTTAGCCAATGACTTTGAAATCCCTTCGGCGATTGTTAATGGTGTTACGCCTGATTCAAATTCCTTAACGGCCCCATCAGGGAACGTCATCTTAACCATTTCTGCCATGATAATCTCCTTAAATATATTGATATTAGTTTTTGTGCTTAGAAAACAAAAACGCCCCGTCACATAGTCTATATGTGACGGGACGCCTTTCTCACGTGGTACCACCCGAATTCATCCACTTATGTGGACCTTAGGGCTCTTAACGCGAGCTCACGGAACTGGTTTGCCAGTTCACTTAGAAGGAGTATTTCAATTGACATGTGGCTCATTCACAACAACTAGAGCTCTCTGGACACATGCGATCAATCAAAACATATCTTCATCAACGTTTTCTAATGTCATTATTGTATCAAATCCAACTTTAAAAAGAAAGCCTATGCTTGACTCTCTTTGCTAGCGATTAAATCAGCCACCATCTTGGTCAAAGCGACTTCATCATTCGCATCTGGATTTAGATTAATCTTCACAGAGTCAGCCCCACGAGTTGCATTTGTTAACGCTAATTGCGTTTCAAAATCATCAACGGCTGTGCCAAAGTCATCCCCGTAAAAATCATCCCCTGAGCCAGCCACTGCATAATACAAACCAGTGAAATCTAAATCAGGTAAGTCTTCATAAAAGTCTAAGGCTTCTTCTGGCAATGACCCTAGATCAAATGTATACGGAACAACAACTAGAAATTCAGTTTCTGCAGGGTTAATCGTCATTGCATCAACTAATGATAAATCTTCTTTAGTTGTTTCAATCCCAGCATTTTGAAATTGCGTCACAATGATATTAGCGACTGCTTCATTATTACCAGTAATTGTCGCAAACATAACGCGTGCTTTCATGACGAAATCTCCTTTCAATCTTAAAAATTAGAATGGGTGTTCATCGTATTCTGTCCAGCTCGTGTGGCTATCTTGAATACGCTTAAACATCTTTTCCACGTCCATCATTGATAGTGTAACAACTGTCGGACGGCCATGTGGACAGTTATATGGATTTTCAGTTTCCGCTAATTGCGCAATTAAGCCACGGGCTTCAAAGTCATTCAAAGACCAATTGGCTTTAATTGATCGCTTACAGGCCATCATAATCGCTGTCTTTTCACGGAACTTTTCCAGCGTTAAGTGTTCGTCGCGTAAATACCAGTCTAACATTTCACGTAGAGTTGATTCTTCTTGTCCTTTGACGAACCACCCTGGGTGTTCACGTAAAATAAAGGTATTTACACCAAACTCTTCTAATGTAATTCCAAGGCTATCTAATTCTTCTAAATGACCTTGTAGCTTTAGCGCATCTACTGCTGAAAATGATACCACAATGGGTACTAATAATTGTTGGCGTTCTAAGCCAGTTTGACCAATCTCAACACGGTACTTTTCATACTTGATACGTTCTTGGGCGGCGTGCTGGTCAATCATGTACAAGCCGGCCTCACCCTGCGCGAATAAGAATGTACCATGCATTTGCCCAATATAACTAAGCTTCGGGAATGTTTCTTGCGTTTCCGCTTTATCTTCTTCCCACAATGTTTCTTGGGCCGCAACACCAACAACTTGTGATTCATGTCCCGCGAAAGGACTCGCCTCAGTGCCACTATAGGTCGCTGAAAAGCTTCGTAAGTTATCTAATTCAGATTCATGGGCCACAGTGATACTTTCGACTGGTTCCTCATGATCAACTTTTGTGACTTCATCTGCTGATGTGGCAGCTTGTTTTTCAACCGCTTCCGCAACAGGTGTTTCCACAACTGGTTCACGTAGAGTTAGGTCTGCACCCAACACGGTTTGATTCATCAAATTATCTAACCCATCCGGAATCAAGTTTTCACGCGCCAATCTTTCAGCGATTGCTTCACGAACTAGATTAACTAACTCTGTTTCTTTTGATAAACGCACTTCATGCTTTTGTGGATGCACGTTCACGTCGACCAATAACGGATCCATTTGAATATCAATCACGGCAATTGGAAAACGACCAACCATTACCTTTGAGCCATACCCTTTGATAATGGCATTTGTTAATTGATAATTCTTTACATAACGACCATTAATTAAGACAGCCATGTAAGAACGATTGGCACGTGTTAATTCAGGCAATGATGTGTAGCCATTAATCTCAAAGTCATTATCTTTAGCTGTAAATTCAACCATCTTACGTGCTTGTTGCGTACCATAGATGGCCGCAATCACTTGCTGCAAATTGCCATTCCCAACTGTACGCATGATTTCTTTATCACCATGTCGTAGTCGTAATGAGACTTCTGGATGACTCAATGCAATATGGTGCAAGACATCCGTGATTTGCGCTAATTCAGTTGATGGACTCTTTAGATACTTCAAACGTGCTGGCGTATTAAAGAATAGATTTTTAACCGTAATATCCGTCCCTTGACGCGCACTGGCACTTGTATGTGATTCTAAAAGCCCACCTTTATACACAACTTGTGATCCTTGTGCACTATCAGCTTGCGCTGTTACCAATGTCACTTCACTAACAGAGGCAATTGATGGTAAAGCTTCACCACGAAAACCAAGTGAGTGAACACGGAAAAGATCATGACGTGTTGCAATCTTAGAGGTCGCATGACGTAAAAATGCTGTTTCAACATCATCGTCAGCGATTCCTTGCCCATCATCAATCACACGAATTAAATCTGTTCCCGCTGCTTCAACGAGTACATCAACTCGTGTTGCTTGCGCATCAATGGCGTTTTCAACCAATTCTTTTACGACTGACGCAGGTCGTTCAATTACTTCACCAGCCGCAATTTGATTGGCCAACACATCCGACAGCGTTGCAATCTTTCCCATTGTATCCCCTCCTCAAGTTTCCATTTACTTATCACTTTATTTTAACTTAGCTTGCCATTCATTTAACTTAATCAGCGCTTGCAATGGTGTTAAGTCAGCTAAGTTCATTGCTTTCACTTCATCTAGCACACCTTGTGTATCTGCATCGGGCATCGCAAACAAGTCTAATTGTGCATCTTGTTCCACGGTTTCTTCGACAGCTGTCTCAACGATTGGTGCAATTACTTCTGGTTCAGCAGTGACTACTTGCTCTGTCACTGGTTCGTGAATTGGTAAGTTAGCTGATGGTTCATGTAATGAAGCAATCGTCACATCTTCACTAGCTTCTAGAGTTGCCAAGATGTCACTTGCACGTGTAATCAACGTATCAGGTAGCCCCGCTAACTTCGCGACGTTAATTCCATAACTTTGATCAGCTGGTCCCGCCAAAATTTTGTGTGAGAAAATCAATTCGCCATTCTCTTCAGTTGCACCAACGTGAATATTCTTCAAGTGTTCTAGTTCAGTATCTAGACTTGTTAATTCATGGTAGTGCGTTGAGAACAATGTCTTGGCCTTGGTGTGTGCATGTACATGCTCAATAATCGCTTGTGCCAATGCCATTCCGTCATACGTTGCTGTTCCACGTCCTAATTCATCAAATAGGATCAATGAATGTGGGGTCGCGTTTTGCAAGGCCGTATTGGCTTCAGCCATTTCAACCATGAACGTTGAGTTACCGGAAATTAAATCATCGGCCGCTCCAATACGCGTAAAGATTTGATCAAAAATTGGCAACGTTGCACTTTCAGCTGGTACGAACGATCCAATTTGTGCCATCACAACAGTTAAAGCAAGTTGACGCATGTATGTTGACTTACCAGACATATTTGGTCCAGTGATCAACAAAATGGTCTCATCTTCACTCATTGTAATATCGTTAGCAACATAGCTTTGGTGTCCCAATACTTTTTCAACCACTGGATGACGACCATTCTTGATATTCAAGATTTGCTTATCTGCCAAGTTAGGACGCACAAAATCATAACGTTCTGCAACATCAGCCAATGCTTGTAGAACGTCCAACTCAGCCAATGCAGCCGCTAGTTTTTGCAAACGTGTAATATTCGCCTTAATTGTTTCTCGGACTTCACTAAACAATTGGTATTCTAATTCGCTAGACTTTGTCTCAGCTTCTAGAATTAATTGTTCGTGTTCCTTCAATTCAGGTGTAATAAAACGTTCAGCGTTAACCAATGTTTGCTTACGTGTGTAACGATCTGCTTCAAGTCGATCAATGTTAGCCTTTGTCACTTCAATGTAGTAACCAAAGACCTTATTGTAACCAATCTTAAGTGAATTAATCCCTGTTACTTCACGTTCACGTGCTTCAAGATCAGCCAACCATTGCTTACCATTTTGTAGTACATCACGGTATTCATCTAATTGTGCATTGTAGCCATCACGAATCACGCCACCATCTTTCAAACCAATTGGTGGTTCTTCAATGATTGCTTCACTAATTAATGTTTCTAGGTCAGCGACTGGATCAAGTTGTTGGGCAAAGTTACCAAAAATCGCTGCGTCCATCGTACGTAGACTATCCAGCAACAATGGTACTTGACGTAATGAATTACGTAGTTGTAATAAGTCACGCCCATTGGCGGTTCCATACGCAACACGTCCGGCAAGACGTTCCAAGTCATAGACCTGCTTCAAGCCATCTTGAATTTGGGCGCGATTGAAGAAGTCCGCCACAAAGCCACCAATTTTATCGTAACGAAGGGCCAAGGTTGGCTTATCTAGTAATGGTTGCTCTAACCATTGCTTCAATAAACGACCACCCATGGCTGTTTTCGTTTCATCCAACAACCAGTAAAGCGTCCCACTACGTTGTCCCGTACGCAGATTCGTTGTTAGTTCCAAGTTCGCACGTGAGTTACGATCCAACTTTAGGTATTGCGCTAATTCATAACTAGCCGCAATTTTCAAATGATCAAGGGCACGCTTTTGAGTTGTAAATAAGTACGCCAACAAAATCTCAGTTGCAGCCTTTTCTACTTCAACTGCCAAGTTTTGTGTTAAGTATGAAATCTCAGCATTGGCATCAGTCTTTTCTTGATGTGATGTCAAAATACCAAGGTTCGTTAGGTTTGCTTGGAAATCGTCTGGTAATGGTCCGTCAGTAACAATTTCTTTTGTTTCTAAACGACTCAACTCATTCAAGACATTATTTAATGACACAACCGTAGTAGCCTTCAGTTCACCAGTCGCTAAATCAGTATAGGCAAGCCCATATTGTTGTTGCGGGTTCATGGTTACACTGACTAGATAATTATTGTCTTTCGCATTATCTGCTGTGTCCTTCATACGTGTTCCTGGTGTCACCAATTGCACCACGTCACGCTTAACCATCCCCTCAGCTTCAGCGGCATCTTCTAATTGTTCCACAATCGCAACTTTATACCCTTTATCAACCAAAATATCGATGTAATTCGCAGCTGCGTGATGTGGTACTCCAGCCATCGGAATTGGATTGTCTGATTTCTTGTTACGTTGTGTTAATGTCAATTCCAGTAATTGAGAACCCAAGACGGCATCATCGTTGAATAGTTCATAAAAATCGCCTAAACGATAAAACAAAAAGGCATCCGGATATTGCGCCTTGATTTTGTTATATTGCTCCATCATCGGTGTAGTTTTTGCTTTTTGCACCATCTTGTACCCTCCATTAATTTGCGCAAACTATGTGATTTAAAAAACGCTCATTGGGGTTAGCCAATCAGCGTTTAGGTTTATTTGTCGCTGGCCTCTGCAAACAAGTCTGCCAATCCAGCTAATGGTGTGTTACTTTGCTCTTCATCAGCCTTATTTTCGTAATCAGTTTCAGTCAATACTGCCCAATCCTGACCCGTTGGCATATCTTGTCCCTTTGCTTCTTCTTCAGTTAGCACTTGCAATGGAATGTTCACAACAATGTATTCTGCAATCGCTTCTTGGAAATCAATATCCTTTTCAACGACGACAACAGATTGTTCTTCTTCGTAGCGATCCATGTGTGTTGTGTCTTGAATGTACACTTCATCAATGTCAAAGCTTAGTGGTACTTCTACCAATTCCAATGAACGTGTTGAGGGTGTTGTCACCGTAACATTAACTGTTGCGTGGACAATGATATCATCACGATCTGCTTGTGTGAAACCTTTAACCTCAACTGGTGAAACATCCTTAACAACATTGTTAAAGTCACCTAGCAAACGGTCCTTCACATCAATTGTTTCAGTGAAGTTCTTAACTTCTTCACCGAAGTTTTGTAAATCAGAAAAACGCCATTTCATGATTATGTCTCCTCATAAAAAATTGGTTGTCTGCGCACGTCTTGTGTGAAGTTTTGATAAACCTCATCAACAGCACAGTACTGATACAGTTGTCCTGCCCGGAAATCCAAACGCAGTAAGTGAGTCAAATCATCTTTACCCACTTTAGTTAGATTCGGTAAGGTAATCGATTCACGTTGTTGTTTCATATAACGTCGTCCCGTTTGATTACTGCCTAAGAGACGTAAGTACGGTTGTACTTGGTTCATCTCATCCTCAGTAATCTGTAACAACGTATATAACAAGGTACGTTGTAAACGCGCTTGTGTGTAACGCTTTGTTTTAAATTCTGATTGGAAAGTTTCCCAATCAACATTTGGTTGTGTTTCAATTAGTCGCTTCAAACGGAAAGCTAGTCCATCATTTAATTGATAGATGTTTTCTAATTGTTCAACTGGTGTTGTTAGCACTTTATACTTCAACAACGCAAACCATTTATCTGACCACACAGCGGTTTCTGGACCTTGCGCTAACCATTCTGCAGCTTGGGTAGAAGCATATTTCGATACATCTCCCGTTGCAGCACGTAAGGCAGTTGCACTCGCAATCTCACCAGTTGGTAGATTGGTATCGTGATAACCTGCTTGAATACGTTGAATTGGTGTCAAAGTCATTTCATCTGCCCACCCCAATTCAATGACAGCATTTGCATATGCAAAGCCTAACAAATCATTTGGAGTTTCTAGACGAAAGCCAATGATTTCCTCAAGGACATCATTGAACTGTGTAGCATAGGTTTGCCGATAATCTTGCTTAAAATCTTGATTTTCTGCTAGTTGCTTGTGCGCTACTAACGCTAAATTCATAAAATCTAATTCAGCATGTTCAGCACCAAACACAACTTCACGAACACCAAGATCATGTAAGATCATCAAAGCACCTTTGGCGAATAAATGCGCAGGTTGTACCGCATACGCGAATGGTAGTTCATAAACTAAATCAACGCCACCTTGTAGCGCTAATTCAGTTCGTCGCCATTTATTAAAAATAGCTGGTTCGCCACGTTGGACAAAGTTACCACTCATCACAGCAACAACTAAATCTGCACCACTCACCTCACGAGCTTGTTGCGCGTGATAGGCGTGTCCATTATGGAAGGGATTATATTCAGTTATTAGACCAACTGCTTTCATAATCACACCTCCATACTATTACGCCTTCGTTGTGCTAAAGAACCAACGTGGTGCCTTATCCAAGTCTTCACTACGACCAAAGTCACTTGTCACCTTCACATTCGTGAAGCCAGCTTCTGCCAACAACTTCATGTATGTTTCTAGTGGGTAAGTACGTTCCGTGTGAATTTCTTGGATTTGTTGGTAACCATCAATTTCTTCGTTAAAGACAAAGAATGTTAGTTCATGTTCGACTGTATGTTCAGCTTCTTCAACACCGAATGATGACCACATAAATGCAGTTTCTTCATCATGCCAGTTGTACATGTATCCTGGATAGATCACATCAGTTTGTTCTGGTGTAATCACGTCAAAGATAAATTGACCACCTTCATCCAAGTGTTGCGCCACTTGTTGGAAAGTTGCCAACATTTCCGCTTCATTCGCCAAGTAGTTGAATGAATCTGCGAAACATGTAATTGTGCCGAACTTTTGTTCAAGCGCTGACCATTCACGCATATCTCCTTGCACTAATGGCAAGTCAACTTCTGCGTTATTGGCATGTTCTGATGCGATCGTTAACATTTCCTCTGATAGGTCAAAGTTCATCACGTCATCAAAACCAGCTTGCTTCAACATAATCGCCAAACGCCCTGCACCACCTGCTAATTCTAGTAAAGGTGCCTTAGGGTCTTTAATCTCTTGCTTTGCATAAGAAAACCAATCTTCATATGCTGTTTCATCAAATAATTGGTCATATAAACGAGCAAAAGTTTGGTAATTCATATTAGTATTCTTCCTCTACCAACCAGTCACCAATGTTGATTTCAGGTGCTTGTCCCCACAACTTTTCAAGGTTGTAGAATCCACGTGCTTCACCCTTGAATAGGTGCACTAGCAAGTCACCAAAGTCCAACAATACCCATTGCGCTTCTTGACGTCCTTCTTGACGTAGCAAAGGTACACCGGCTTCAGCCATCTTGTCGATCACTTCATCAGCAATCGCCAAAACTTGACGTTCTGTTGGTGCATCTGCGATTAGGTATGTGTCAGCGATGAAGCTGATTCCACCCAAGTCCAAAGCCAAGATGTCAGCAGCGCGCTTTCCATCGACAGCCTTAACGGCAATTTCTAATTGTTGTTTTGCATCAATCATGTTTAGTACTCCATACATTGTAAGTTTGTAAAGTGCCTGGATAAACAGGCAACTTTTGGTTAATTAAATAAGTAAGGGTGTGTTCTGTTTGCCAGCCCACACTGGCCGCTAAGTCTTCAAAAGCTAATGCTCTGACTTCCTCAACGCCCGGGAAAGTTCGCCCTGATTCGATGTAATCAGCCATGTATAAAATTTGGCTAAGTGGTGACATTGCTGCCCCACCAATGGTGTGTTGGCGAATAGCTGTCAGAATACGCTCATCATGAATGTGCAATTCTTTCGCAACTAATTCAGCCCCAACAACACCATGCCAGACATTATTGCCCCAAGCTTTTAGGTCAGAATCTAAATGTAATTCATCAATGACTGCTAAGAAATCAGCGTCAGGTCGTTCTTTTGCGTAATCATGTGTTAATGCTGCAATTGAAACCAATTGTGCATCCACTTGATATTGTTCTGCCAATGCCAGTGCCATTTCTTCCACACGTAGGACGTGGGCAAAACGCTTCGCTGACATATGTGGTTCAACAAGTGCTGCTAGTTCAGCACGTGTACCTGCAAAGTAAGGGGTTAGATCATCATTGTTCATCAAGATATAATCCTTTCTTAAAGATATACGCTGCAACCATATCCGGTACCATGTATCGAATACTTGCATGTTGCGCAACACGTTGTCGAATCACAGTAGAACTGATTTCCAATTGTGGTACATCAGCCCAAATCACAGGATACGGTTCTTCTTTATTAACACCCGGTCGGTTAACACCTACAAAGTGAACGAGATCAACCAGTTCATCAATGCGATGCCAAGTTGGCAAATATGCCACTTCATCTCCACCAATAATAAAGTAAAAGTCCGTATCCGGGTTTTGTTCACGCAAGGCGACAATACTATCGTACGTATAACTCTTGCCACCGCGTTGAATTTCTAATGTCTCCAACGCGAACAAGTGATTATCATGTACAGCAGCTTGCACCATGGCTGCACGTTCGAGAGGATCAATCGCAATTTTCGTATCCACATGT from Weissella ceti carries:
- a CDS encoding nicotinate-nucleotide adenylyltransferase yields the protein MAIQAKTQTAVETKPKKRVGILGGTFNPPHLGHLMIGEHVAQQLQLDEVRFMPNALPPHVDTKIAIDPLERAAMVQAAVHDNHLFALETLEIQRGGKSYTYDSIVALREQNPDTDFYFIIGGDEVAYLPTWHRIDELVDLVHFVGVNRPGVNKEEPYPVIWADVPQLEISSTVIRQRVAQHASIRYMVPDMVAAYIFKKGLYLDEQ